The following coding sequences are from one uncultured Fusobacterium sp. window:
- a CDS encoding ABC transporter substrate-binding protein — translation MKKILLFMLMVLCIACGKEKEDRIKIGITQIVEHQSLDDVRQGVIDSLKANGYGEDKIEISYKNAQGDFGTAQIIAQEFKNTSDIVVAISTPSAQAVVNNIKDKPIFFAAITNPESAGVLAENVTGVRDRSPVEKQVELIKEILPETKKIGVVYNTSEQNSFYLTDEFKKEAEKNGYEVVIKGITNVNEIASALDTILPEIDVLYTTIDNTIASTYPLIIDKSKKANKPVIGATKNYVDQGALASEGISDYKVGYQTGEMIVRYLKGEDIKNMKFEVVRESERYINREVAKNFKIVVE, via the coding sequence ATGAAAAAGATTTTATTATTTATGTTAATGGTTCTTTGTATAGCTTGTGGAAAGGAAAAAGAGGATAGAATAAAAATAGGGATAACTCAAATTGTAGAACATCAATCTTTAGATGATGTACGTCAAGGAGTGATAGATAGTTTAAAAGCTAATGGTTATGGAGAGGATAAAATTGAGATAAGCTATAAAAATGCACAGGGAGATTTTGGAACTGCACAGATAATAGCTCAAGAGTTTAAAAATACAAGTGATATAGTAGTGGCAATTTCGACACCAAGTGCTCAAGCAGTTGTTAATAATATAAAAGATAAGCCAATCTTTTTTGCAGCTATAACAAATCCTGAAAGTGCAGGAGTATTAGCAGAAAATGTAACAGGGGTAAGGGATAGATCACCAGTAGAGAAGCAGGTAGAGTTAATAAAAGAGATTTTACCAGAGACTAAAAAGATAGGGGTTGTTTATAATACAAGTGAACAAAACTCTTTTTATTTAACTGATGAATTTAAAAAGGAAGCTGAGAAAAATGGGTATGAGGTAGTAATTAAAGGGATAACAAATGTAAATGAGATAGCTTCAGCTTTAGATACAATCTTACCTGAGATAGATGTTTTATACACAACAATAGATAATACAATAGCCTCTACTTATCCATTAATAATAGACAAATCTAAAAAAGCTAATAAACCTGTAATAGGAGCTACAAAAAATTATGTAGATCAAGGAGCATTGGCATCAGAGGGGATTTCAGATTATAAAGTAGGGTATCAAACTGGAGAAATGATAGTGAGATATTTAAAAGGCGAGGATATAAAAAATATGAAATTTGAGGTTGTAAGGGAGTCTGAAAGATATATAAATAGAGAAGTTGCAAAAAATTTTAAAATTGTTGTAGAGTAG
- a CDS encoding ABC transporter substrate-binding protein, producing the protein MKKMLLLLLGISMIAFGKEKSDVKIGVTQIMEHQSLDSARKGFIKALEKEGYGEKNIEYQNAQGDFGTAQIIANSFKNDNKDLILAISTPSAQAAYNATKEIPIIITAVTDAKSSGLIGGNITGTSDAAPIYKQLEVAKKLLPQIKKIGVIYNTSEQNSQIQVEQVKEEGKKLGLEVVEAGITSVADMAIGLDILLPKVDILYTPTDNLVVSATPLVLEKANKAGKPVIGSVEDQVAQGALVTQGIDYEKLGYQTGEIAVRVLNGEKPSSIAIETLKETTLIINKKAAEKYNVNMSSEILKGAKVY; encoded by the coding sequence ATGAAAAAAATGTTACTACTATTATTAGGGATATCAATGATAGCTTTTGGGAAAGAGAAATCAGATGTAAAAATTGGAGTTACTCAAATTATGGAACATCAATCTTTAGACTCAGCTAGAAAAGGATTTATAAAGGCATTGGAAAAAGAGGGGTATGGAGAGAAGAATATAGAGTATCAAAATGCACAAGGTGATTTTGGAACAGCACAGATAATAGCAAACTCTTTTAAAAATGATAATAAAGATTTAATATTAGCAATATCAACACCAAGTGCACAAGCGGCATATAATGCAACTAAGGAGATACCTATTATTATAACAGCTGTAACAGATGCAAAAAGTTCAGGGCTTATAGGAGGGAATATTACAGGAACAAGTGATGCAGCTCCAATATATAAACAATTAGAAGTAGCTAAAAAACTTCTTCCACAAATAAAAAAAATTGGAGTTATCTATAATACAAGTGAGCAAAATTCTCAAATACAAGTGGAACAAGTGAAAGAAGAAGGTAAAAAATTAGGATTAGAAGTTGTAGAGGCAGGAATTACAAGTGTTGCAGATATGGCAATAGGACTTGATATACTTTTACCAAAGGTTGATATATTGTATACTCCTACAGATAATTTAGTTGTATCAGCAACACCATTAGTTTTAGAGAAAGCTAACAAAGCTGGAAAACCAGTTATAGGATCAGTGGAAGATCAAGTTGCACAAGGGGCATTAGTAACACAAGGAATAGATTATGAAAAACTTGGATATCAAACAGGAGAGATTGCTGTAAGAGTTTTAAATGGAGAGAAACCAAGCTCAATAGCAATTGAAACTTTAAAAGAAACAACATTGATAATAAATAAAAAAGCAGCAGAAAAATATAATGTTAATATGTCAAGTGAGATCTTAAAAGGTGCAAAGGTATATTAA